From a region of the Odoribacter splanchnicus DSM 20712 genome:
- a CDS encoding AAA domain-containing protein — protein MDKLLSPMQDLQQQSAMLQKEYEYEKELYRQQTREAGIPKRIQQGVCWFPVKLGADRYNSLNQLTVEVTRTETEETEHSFEYGCPVCFFRISADRQIRYFNFSAVISYVQDNKMVVVLPGPQVLPELVVTGELGVQLYFDDTSYKTMFAALREVAEAKGNRTARLREVLLGKAPALRRETGPVRFPWLNASQEKAVNQVLCAKEVAVVHGPPGTGKTTTLVEAVYETLHRENQVMVSAQSNTAVDWIAEKLVDRGIPVLRIGNPTRVNDKMLAFTYERRFEAHSDYPELWQIRKTIREMTGRLRKSGREDRERLHNQLTKLRVRATGLEIRIDTELFTEARVIACTLVGAASRVLERKRFSSLFIDEAAQAIEAACWIAISRADRVILAGDHCQLPPTIKCIEAARGGLGRTLLEKVVLHKPETVSLLKIQYRMHEDIMRFPSRWFYHDELEAAPEVKYRGILDFDTPVSWIDTSELDLQEKAVAEGTGRLNTGEAELLVRELKNYMERIGIRRILEEHIDFGVISPYRAQVHYLRHLLKKEPFFRPCRRLITVHTVDGFQGQERDVIMISLVRANEKGQIGFLRDLRRMNVAITRARMKLLILGEAVTLTRHPFYRELYEYIGGLR, from the coding sequence ATGGATAAATTACTTTCTCCGATGCAGGATTTACAACAACAATCGGCCATGCTGCAAAAAGAATACGAATATGAAAAAGAGTTGTATCGTCAGCAGACCCGTGAGGCCGGTATTCCGAAGCGAATCCAGCAGGGAGTGTGTTGGTTTCCGGTGAAGCTGGGGGCCGATCGGTATAATTCACTCAACCAGCTGACAGTCGAAGTAACGCGTACAGAGACGGAAGAGACTGAACATAGCTTTGAATACGGATGTCCTGTTTGTTTTTTTAGGATTTCGGCTGATAGGCAGATCCGTTATTTCAACTTTTCTGCCGTGATCAGTTATGTACAGGATAATAAAATGGTAGTTGTACTTCCCGGACCGCAGGTATTGCCGGAATTAGTCGTTACGGGTGAGTTGGGGGTACAGTTGTATTTTGACGATACTTCGTATAAGACGATGTTCGCTGCCCTGCGTGAGGTGGCAGAGGCAAAGGGAAATCGTACGGCTCGTTTGCGGGAGGTATTGCTGGGTAAAGCACCTGCACTTCGGCGGGAGACCGGTCCGGTGCGTTTCCCCTGGCTGAATGCTTCGCAGGAGAAGGCAGTGAATCAGGTGTTGTGTGCAAAAGAGGTGGCTGTTGTACACGGACCTCCTGGAACCGGTAAGACGACGACATTGGTGGAGGCTGTTTATGAAACCCTTCACCGTGAAAATCAGGTGATGGTGTCTGCCCAGAGTAATACGGCGGTGGATTGGATTGCAGAAAAACTGGTCGATCGGGGTATCCCCGTGCTTCGTATCGGAAATCCTACCCGGGTAAACGATAAGATGCTCGCTTTTACTTACGAACGTCGTTTCGAGGCACATAGCGACTATCCGGAATTGTGGCAAATTAGAAAGACTATACGGGAGATGACCGGCCGTTTACGTAAAAGCGGGCGTGAAGACCGGGAGCGTTTGCATAATCAGCTGACTAAATTGCGGGTAAGGGCGACCGGCTTGGAGATACGTATCGATACGGAGTTGTTTACCGAAGCCAGGGTTATCGCCTGTACCTTGGTGGGTGCGGCTAGCCGGGTATTGGAGCGCAAACGCTTTTCTTCTTTGTTTATCGATGAGGCTGCCCAGGCGATCGAAGCGGCTTGTTGGATCGCGATCTCCCGGGCCGACCGGGTGATTCTGGCCGGCGATCATTGCCAGCTACCGCCGACGATCAAATGTATAGAGGCTGCCCGGGGAGGGCTCGGCCGTACTTTGCTGGAGAAGGTGGTGCTGCACAAACCGGAGACCGTGTCTTTGTTGAAAATCCAATACCGGATGCATGAAGATATTATGCGCTTCCCTTCCCGCTGGTTTTATCATGATGAGTTGGAAGCGGCACCGGAAGTGAAATACCGGGGTATCCTCGATTTCGATACGCCTGTCAGCTGGATCGATACTTCCGAACTGGATTTACAGGAAAAAGCAGTGGCAGAAGGAACCGGACGTCTGAATACCGGAGAAGCCGAATTGTTAGTCCGGGAACTGAAAAATTATATGGAACGGATCGGAATCCGGCGTATTTTGGAGGAGCATATCGATTTCGGGGTGATATCACCTTATCGGGCACAAGTCCACTATTTAAGGCATCTGTTGAAAAAAGAGCCGTTCTTTCGTCCTTGCCGTCGCCTGATCACCGTGCATACGGTTGATGGTTTTCAAGGGCAAGAGCGGGATGTGATTATGATCAGTCTGGTCAGGGCCAACGAAAAAGGGCAGATCGGTTTCTTGCGGGATCTGCGGCGTATGAATGTAGCCATTACCCGGGCCCGGATGAAATTACTGATTTTGGGCGAAGCGGTGACGTTGACCAGACATCCTTTTTACCGCGAGTTGT
- a CDS encoding NADH-quinone oxidoreductase subunit A, translated as MNLTLLIVVILTAIALVGIALGVARIVSPRSYNRQKGEAYECGIPTRGRSWMQFKAGYYLFAILFLMFDVEAVFLFPWAVTVQDAGIDGLINILFFMVILILGLAYAWRKGALEWK; from the coding sequence ATGAATTTGACCTTATTAATTGTCGTAATTCTTACGGCTATTGCTTTAGTGGGGATTGCCCTTGGCGTCGCCCGCATCGTATCTCCCCGTTCTTATAACCGGCAAAAGGGAGAAGCTTATGAATGCGGTATTCCAACCCGTGGCCGTTCGTGGATGCAGTTCAAAGCCGGTTATTATTTGTTTGCGATCCTGTTCCTGATGTTCGATGTAGAAGCGGTATTTCTATTTCCCTGGGCCGTCACCGTACAGGACGCAGGTATCGACGGATTGATCAACATTTTGTTTTTCATGGTTATCCTGATCCTCGGATTAGCCTATGCCTGGAGAAAAGGGGCACTGGAATGGAAGTAA
- a CDS encoding NADH-quinone oxidoreductase subunit B has protein sequence MKQPKIKSMKYEDFKDNEYLEQLRANGTDIIVGCLDDLINWGRSNSVWPLTFATSCCGIEFMAVGAARYDFARFGFEVTRASPRQADVIIVAGTIVYKMAPVLRRLYDQMAEPKYVIAMGGCAISGGPFKKSYHVVKGVNQILPVDVYVPGCPPRPESLLYGMMQLQRKIKVEKFLGGANKQQDPRNSNDEATPQCNPNNL, from the coding sequence ATGAAACAACCCAAGATAAAATCAATGAAATATGAGGACTTTAAAGATAATGAGTACCTCGAACAACTTAGGGCCAACGGCACCGACATCATTGTGGGATGCCTGGACGATCTCATCAACTGGGGGCGTTCGAATTCGGTATGGCCTCTTACTTTTGCCACCAGCTGCTGTGGTATTGAATTTATGGCAGTGGGTGCGGCACGTTATGATTTTGCCCGTTTCGGGTTTGAAGTCACCCGGGCCAGTCCCCGGCAAGCGGATGTAATCATCGTTGCCGGTACTATCGTTTACAAAATGGCTCCGGTATTACGGCGGTTGTACGATCAGATGGCCGAACCCAAATATGTCATCGCTATGGGGGGATGTGCCATATCGGGCGGACCGTTCAAGAAATCCTACCATGTCGTAAAAGGTGTAAATCAAATATTACCGGTAGATGTCTATGTTCCCGGTTGTCCTCCCCGTCCTGAATCGCTGCTTTACGGCATGATGCAGCTGCAACGGAAAATCAAAGTCGAGAAATTCCTCGGAGGAGCCAACAAACAGCAAGACCCCAGGAACAGTAATGACGAAGCTACCCCCCAATGTAATCCGAACAATTTATGA
- a CDS encoding NADH-quinone oxidoreductase subunit D — protein sequence MKEKILSIVPEAILEEKHGIWFVSVPRTSFHDLALRLRNDEDTSFDFLVCMTGMDWGETLGVMYHLRSSKYGHDLALRVETENRENPELPSVSDIWATANLNEREVFDFYGIRFINHPDMRRLFLRNDWIGYPLRKDYDADEKINPIRLESESSPDATPTLELTKEGTIEERENVIFEDDEYVVNIGPQHPATHGVLRFRVSLEGEIVKKVDVNCGYIHRGIEKMCETLTYPQTLALTDRLDYLSAHMNRHALCMCIEEAMGLEIPERAKYIRTIMDELTRIASHLLFWSTFCMDLGALTAFFYGFRDREKILDMFEETCGGRLIQNYNCIGGVMADIHPNLITRIKDFIRYLPPMLKEYHGVFTGNIIARQRMKDIGILSLEDAISYGVTGPSGRASGWKCDIRKIHPYGVYDKVDFKEITYNHGDTFNRYMVRMDEIVESLHILEQLVDNIPEGDFAVKTKPIIKLPEGQYYKSVEAARGEFGVYIESHGDKFPYRVKFRSPGLPLVSVVDLLASNNKIADLIAIGGSLDYVVPDIDR from the coding sequence ATGAAAGAGAAGATATTAAGTATTGTACCGGAAGCTATCCTGGAAGAAAAACATGGAATATGGTTCGTTAGCGTTCCACGTACCTCTTTTCATGATCTGGCCCTTCGTTTGCGCAATGACGAGGATACTTCGTTCGATTTTCTGGTATGTATGACCGGTATGGACTGGGGCGAAACCCTGGGCGTCATGTACCATCTGAGATCCAGCAAATACGGTCACGACCTGGCCTTACGGGTTGAAACCGAAAACCGGGAGAATCCCGAATTGCCGAGTGTCTCGGACATTTGGGCTACAGCCAACCTCAACGAACGTGAAGTATTCGATTTTTATGGTATCCGGTTTATCAACCATCCCGACATGCGCCGGTTATTCCTGCGGAACGACTGGATCGGTTATCCGTTGCGTAAAGATTACGATGCGGACGAAAAGATCAACCCCATCCGTCTGGAAAGTGAAAGCAGCCCGGATGCAACCCCTACCCTGGAATTGACAAAAGAAGGGACGATCGAAGAAAGGGAAAACGTTATTTTCGAAGATGACGAATACGTCGTAAACATCGGCCCCCAACACCCTGCCACACATGGAGTGCTCCGTTTCCGGGTATCCCTGGAAGGAGAAATCGTAAAAAAAGTGGATGTCAACTGTGGATATATCCACCGGGGAATCGAAAAAATGTGTGAAACCCTCACCTATCCCCAGACTCTGGCACTGACCGACCGGCTGGATTACCTTTCGGCCCATATGAACCGTCACGCCTTGTGTATGTGTATCGAAGAGGCGATGGGGCTGGAAATCCCGGAACGGGCCAAATATATCCGGACGATTATGGACGAACTGACCCGTATCGCTTCCCATCTTCTGTTCTGGTCCACCTTCTGTATGGACCTGGGAGCCCTGACCGCTTTCTTCTATGGATTCCGCGACCGGGAAAAGATCCTGGACATGTTCGAAGAAACCTGTGGGGGCCGCTTGATTCAGAATTACAACTGCATCGGAGGAGTCATGGCCGACATCCATCCGAATCTGATCACAAGGATCAAAGATTTCATCCGATACCTGCCCCCTATGCTAAAAGAATATCATGGTGTTTTCACCGGTAATATTATCGCCCGGCAGCGGATGAAAGACATCGGTATTCTTTCTCTGGAAGATGCTATTTCCTATGGAGTAACCGGTCCTTCAGGACGTGCCTCAGGCTGGAAATGCGATATCCGTAAAATTCATCCTTACGGGGTATACGATAAAGTCGATTTCAAAGAAATCACTTACAACCATGGAGATACATTCAACCGCTACATGGTGCGTATGGATGAAATCGTCGAATCGCTTCACATCCTGGAGCAGCTGGTCGACAATATTCCGGAGGGAGATTTCGCCGTTAAGACCAAACCGATCATCAAACTTCCGGAAGGCCAATACTACAAAAGTGTCGAAGCCGCCCGGGGAGAATTCGGTGTATATATCGAAAGCCACGGAGATAAATTCCCGTACCGGGTGAAATTCCGTTCGCCGGGTCTTCCGCTGGTATCGGTAGTCGATCTGCTCGCCAGCAACAACAAAATTGCCGACCTGATCGCTATCGGCGGCTCACTGGACTATGTCGTTCCGGACATCGACCGATAA
- the nuoH gene encoding NADH-quinone oxidoreductase subunit NuoH yields the protein MFDFRVVTQWVDATLHQYLPASLVTTTEFVLVGVCLLVAYAVMALGLIYAERKVCAFFQCRLGPNRVGPFGMIQTVTDMIKMLIKEIIEINHVDRFLFNLAPYIVIIASLLAFSCIPFAKGLEIIDFNVGIFFLIAVSSIGIVGILLAGWASNNKFSLIGAMRSGAQMISYELSIGLSILTMVVLTGSMQLSTIVESQADGWFIFKGHLPALIAFIVYLIAGTAETNRGPFDLPEAESELTAGYHTEYSGMHFGFFYVAEFVNMFIVAAVATTLFWGGWMPLHIPGWENFNTVMDYIPSIFWFLGKSAVMVFIIMWFKWTFPRLRIDQLLTLEWKYLLPINLCNLFLMVFVVVFKLHF from the coding sequence ATGTTTGATTTTAGAGTAGTAACACAATGGGTCGACGCCACCCTACACCAATATCTGCCCGCCTCGCTGGTCACCACCACTGAATTTGTCCTGGTCGGTGTCTGTTTATTGGTCGCTTATGCAGTCATGGCACTCGGCCTGATTTATGCAGAGCGGAAAGTCTGTGCTTTCTTCCAATGCCGTCTGGGTCCGAACCGGGTAGGTCCTTTCGGAATGATACAAACTGTCACCGATATGATCAAGATGCTGATCAAGGAGATCATCGAGATCAATCATGTAGACCGTTTTCTGTTCAACCTGGCTCCTTACATTGTCATCATAGCCTCTTTATTGGCTTTTAGCTGTATACCTTTTGCCAAAGGGCTGGAGATTATCGATTTCAATGTCGGGATATTTTTCCTGATCGCAGTATCCTCCATCGGTATTGTCGGTATTTTGCTGGCAGGTTGGGCCAGTAACAACAAATTCTCCCTGATCGGGGCCATGCGAAGCGGAGCCCAGATGATCAGCTACGAGTTATCGATCGGGTTATCGATCCTGACGATGGTAGTGCTTACCGGCAGCATGCAGCTCTCGACGATTGTCGAAAGCCAGGCAGACGGCTGGTTTATCTTTAAAGGCCATCTCCCGGCTTTAATCGCTTTTATCGTCTATCTGATCGCAGGTACGGCAGAAACCAACCGCGGTCCCTTCGACTTACCCGAAGCCGAATCGGAACTGACAGCAGGTTACCATACCGAATATTCGGGCATGCACTTCGGTTTCTTCTACGTGGCCGAATTCGTCAATATGTTTATTGTGGCAGCCGTAGCGACTACCTTATTCTGGGGCGGCTGGATGCCTTTACATATACCGGGTTGGGAAAATTTCAACACCGTGATGGACTACATCCCTTCGATCTTTTGGTTTCTGGGAAAAAGTGCCGTTATGGTATTTATCATCATGTGGTTTAAATGGACATTCCCCCGCCTGCGTATCGACCAGTTGCTGACACTGGAATGGAAATACCTGTTGCCCATTAATTTGTGTAACCTGTTCCTGATGGTCTTTGTGGTGGTATTCAAATTACATTTTTAG
- a CDS encoding 4Fe-4S binding protein, with the protein MRSTQEYFSSFFNGLGSLLKGMSITLREFFTPKTTEKYPENRATLKMFDRFRGELTMPHNERNEHHCVACGICEMNCPNDTIRVESEMVTTEDGKKKKVLVRYLYDHGSCLYCQLCVRSCPHQAITFIPTYEHAVFTREKLVLQLNHEGSRLETKNEA; encoded by the coding sequence ATGAGAAGTACACAAGAATATTTCAGTTCATTTTTCAATGGTTTAGGTTCATTACTGAAAGGAATGAGCATTACCCTCCGGGAATTTTTCACCCCCAAGACTACTGAAAAATATCCGGAGAACCGGGCTACCCTGAAAATGTTCGACCGTTTCCGGGGTGAGCTGACGATGCCCCACAACGAACGCAACGAACACCATTGCGTCGCCTGTGGTATCTGTGAAATGAATTGTCCGAACGATACCATCCGTGTCGAATCGGAAATGGTAACTACCGAAGACGGAAAAAAGAAAAAGGTACTGGTGCGGTATCTGTATGACCACGGTAGCTGTCTGTATTGCCAGCTATGTGTGCGGAGCTGTCCCCATCAGGCCATTACTTTTATCCCGACCTACGAACACGCCGTTTTTACCCGTGAGAAACTGGTACTCCAACTAAACCACGAAGGTTCCAGGTTGGAAACCAAAAATGAAGCCTGA
- a CDS encoding NADH-quinone oxidoreductase subunit J family protein, with the protein MNITLPQAVFLFLAAVIVVCSILTVTTKRILRSATYLLFVLFATAGIYFELNYSFLGAVQLTVYAGGIIVLYVFSILLTSSDNKKADKIKNSKFFAGILAAVGGAALCIFITLTHSFPVSHFVPGEINQKVIGTALMGTEKYQYLLPFEVISVLLLACIIGGILIARKR; encoded by the coding sequence ATGAATATAACTCTCCCCCAAGCGGTCTTTTTATTTTTGGCAGCAGTGATCGTCGTCTGCTCCATACTGACCGTCACCACGAAGCGGATATTGCGTTCGGCGACTTATCTGCTGTTCGTGTTATTTGCTACGGCAGGTATATATTTCGAGTTGAACTATTCCTTTTTGGGAGCTGTACAGCTGACTGTATATGCCGGAGGTATCATTGTATTATACGTATTCTCGATTCTTCTGACCAGTTCCGACAATAAGAAAGCCGACAAGATCAAAAACAGCAAATTTTTTGCCGGCATACTGGCTGCGGTAGGAGGTGCAGCCCTCTGTATCTTCATCACACTTACCCACTCGTTCCCGGTATCGCATTTCGTACCCGGTGAGATCAACCAGAAAGTGATCGGAACCGCTTTGATGGGGACGGAGAAATACCAGTATCTGTTACCTTTCGAGGTAATCAGTGTTTTGTTGTTGGCTTGTATTATCGGGGGTATCCTGATCGCCCGGAAACGTTAA
- the nuoK gene encoding NADH-quinone oxidoreductase subunit NuoK, translating into MEYYLVISTIMFFAGIYGFMTRRNMLAVLISIELILNSVDINFVAFNRFLFPDQLEGFFFTLFAIGISACETAVAIAIIINIYRNIRNIQVKNLNKLKD; encoded by the coding sequence ATGGAATATTATCTGGTGATCAGCACGATCATGTTTTTCGCCGGAATCTACGGATTTATGACCCGCAGGAATATGTTAGCGGTATTGATTTCTATTGAATTGATTCTGAATTCTGTAGATATCAATTTTGTGGCTTTCAACCGTTTTTTATTCCCGGACCAACTGGAAGGTTTTTTCTTCACCCTGTTCGCTATCGGAATATCGGCCTGTGAAACAGCAGTGGCCATAGCAATCATTATCAATATATACCGGAACATCCGGAATATTCAGGTGAAGAATTTAAATAAATTGAAAGACTAA
- the nuoL gene encoding NADH-quinone oxidoreductase subunit L, producing the protein MEYTISILLLPMLTFLVLGLFGMKLRPNTAGYIGSLSLAVTTGLAYITAGLYFSAPRVDGVFARIMPVDFEWLRFTEALHIDLGILLDPISVMMLVVITTVSLMVHIYSMGYMKGERGFQRYYAFLSLFTFSMLGLVVAPNIFQMYIFWELVGVSSYLLIGFYYTKPEAIAASKKAFIVTRFADLGFLLGILLLSYFTKTFSFELLTSGDASVFAGAAGVTFMGASVMSWALALIFIGGAGKSAMFPLHIWLPDAMEGPTPVSALIHAATMVVAGVFLVARLFPVYVSAAPDVLVGIGYVGAFTSLYAAVVACVQTDIKRVLAFSTISQIGFMMVALGVSGMGGHQGLGYMASMFHLFTHAMFKALLFLCAGAIIHTIGSNEMSRMGGLRKYMPFTHLTFLVACLAISGIPPFSGFFSKDEILTAVFDFNPNFGILMSFIAGLTAFYMFRLYYNIFWGTPSQYAHTPHEAPRSMTIPLMILAAITLFAGFIPFGHFVSSDGLVYHIHLDWSVAIPSIIIALIAIGIATFFYKSKCDIPDRLQHMYAHFYKAAYHRFYIDEFYLFITKRIIFNGVSRPIAWFDRHIIDGTMNGMAYITQRVSYAIRGLQSGQIQQYAFVFLVGTLLLVLLVVLI; encoded by the coding sequence ATGGAATATACAATATCGATCCTCCTGCTTCCGATGCTCACTTTCCTGGTGCTCGGATTATTCGGGATGAAACTCCGTCCGAACACAGCCGGCTATATCGGCAGCCTCTCTCTGGCTGTCACAACAGGCCTGGCCTATATCACTGCAGGACTTTATTTTTCAGCTCCCCGGGTAGACGGAGTATTTGCCCGGATAATGCCTGTCGATTTCGAATGGCTGCGTTTCACAGAAGCCCTCCACATCGATCTGGGTATATTGCTGGATCCGATTTCTGTCATGATGCTGGTGGTCATCACAACAGTATCGCTGATGGTACATATTTATAGTATGGGCTATATGAAAGGCGAACGCGGTTTTCAGCGTTACTACGCTTTTCTATCCTTGTTCACCTTTTCTATGTTAGGTCTGGTAGTAGCTCCCAATATTTTCCAGATGTATATTTTCTGGGAGCTGGTGGGTGTTTCTTCCTACCTGCTGATCGGATTCTACTATACAAAACCCGAAGCCATCGCAGCTTCGAAAAAAGCGTTTATCGTCACCCGTTTTGCCGACCTGGGCTTTTTACTGGGCATTCTGTTGCTGTCGTATTTCACCAAGACATTCAGCTTCGAATTATTGACTTCCGGTGATGCTTCCGTTTTTGCAGGAGCTGCAGGTGTCACTTTCATGGGAGCTTCCGTGATGAGCTGGGCCTTGGCTCTGATATTCATCGGTGGTGCCGGAAAATCGGCAATGTTCCCATTACACATCTGGTTACCGGACGCGATGGAAGGTCCTACCCCGGTATCGGCTCTGATTCATGCAGCAACGATGGTGGTTGCCGGCGTTTTTCTCGTGGCCCGTCTGTTCCCTGTATACGTCAGTGCAGCCCCGGATGTGTTGGTCGGCATCGGTTATGTGGGGGCTTTTACTTCGTTGTATGCAGCCGTAGTAGCCTGCGTACAAACCGATATCAAACGGGTACTGGCTTTTTCTACCATCTCTCAGATCGGTTTCATGATGGTTGCGCTCGGAGTCTCGGGTATGGGAGGCCATCAGGGACTCGGCTATATGGCTTCGATGTTCCACCTTTTCACACATGCCATGTTCAAAGCCCTGCTCTTCCTTTGCGCAGGAGCCATCATCCATACCATCGGCAGCAATGAAATGAGCCGCATGGGTGGTCTGCGTAAATATATGCCTTTTACGCATCTGACCTTCCTCGTCGCTTGTCTGGCCATATCGGGAATTCCTCCTTTTTCCGGATTTTTCAGTAAAGACGAGATTCTGACAGCCGTTTTCGATTTCAACCCGAATTTCGGTATCCTGATGAGTTTTATTGCCGGTCTGACAGCCTTTTACATGTTCCGGCTCTACTACAATATCTTCTGGGGCACTCCGTCACAGTACGCACATACTCCCCACGAAGCTCCCCGCTCGATGACCATTCCCCTGATGATCCTTGCCGCGATCACACTTTTTGCAGGTTTCATCCCGTTCGGGCATTTTGTGAGCAGCGACGGATTGGTTTACCACATCCACCTGGATTGGAGTGTCGCCATTCCCAGCATTATAATCGCTTTAATCGCCATCGGTATCGCCACTTTCTTTTACAAATCGAAGTGCGATATTCCCGACCGGCTGCAACATATGTATGCCCATTTCTATAAAGCAGCCTATCACCGTTTTTACATCGACGAGTTTTACCTGTTTATCACCAAACGAATCATTTTCAACGGTGTATCCCGCCCGATCGCCTGGTTCGACCGCCACATCATCGACGGTACCATGAACGGAATGGCCTATATTACCCAACGGGTGTCGTACGCTATCCGCGGATTACAGTCGGGACAAATCCAGCAATATGCTTTTGTTTTCCTGGTGGGCACTTTATTGCTTGTTTTATTAGTGGTGTTGATATAG
- a CDS encoding complex I subunit 4 family protein: protein MNFLSLFVLIPVLMLGGLLLASDIKQIRAVCATGASLLLLLAVALTVLFLGERNSGNTAEMLFTASSVWYAPFHIHYSVGVDGISVAMLLLSSIIVFTGIFTSWKMELLPREYFMWFCLLSIGVFGFFISTDLFTMFMFYEIALIPMYLLIGVWGTGKKEYAAMKLTLMLMGGSALLLVGILGIYFNSGATSMNILDIARQHIPDELQRWFFPLTFIGFGVLGALFPFHTWSPDGHASAPTAVSMLHAGVLMKLGGYGCFRVAICLMPEAAKELSWIFIILTGISVVYGAYSAIVQTDLKYINAYSSVSHCGLVLFAILMLNQTAVTGAIMQMLSHGLMTALFFALIGMIYGRTHTRDIREMGGLMKIIPFLGTCYVIAGLASLGLPGLSGFVAEMTIFVGSFQHADVFHRVMTILACTSIVITAVYILRVVGKLLYGKVVDEHHLQLTDAVWYERFSVIVLILAIAGIGLAPLWISDMIRESLNGLWPF, encoded by the coding sequence ATGAATTTCTTATCCTTATTCGTTCTGATCCCGGTTTTGATGTTAGGAGGTTTACTTTTGGCATCGGACATCAAACAAATTCGTGCAGTTTGTGCGACAGGAGCTTCCCTCCTGCTGCTTCTTGCCGTAGCACTGACGGTATTGTTTCTGGGAGAAAGGAACAGCGGAAATACGGCAGAAATGCTTTTCACCGCCAGCAGCGTGTGGTATGCCCCGTTTCATATTCATTATTCGGTGGGGGTCGACGGCATTTCGGTCGCTATGTTATTATTATCTTCCATTATCGTATTCACCGGCATATTCACTTCGTGGAAGATGGAACTCTTGCCCCGGGAATACTTTATGTGGTTTTGTCTGTTGAGTATCGGTGTCTTCGGTTTTTTCATCTCCACCGACCTCTTCACCATGTTTATGTTTTATGAGATCGCCCTCATCCCGATGTACCTGTTGATCGGAGTTTGGGGCACCGGTAAAAAAGAATATGCAGCCATGAAGCTGACCCTGATGCTGATGGGTGGTTCGGCCCTGCTGCTCGTCGGGATATTGGGTATCTATTTCAATTCGGGAGCGACAAGCATGAACATTCTTGACATTGCGCGTCAGCATATTCCGGACGAATTGCAACGGTGGTTCTTCCCGCTTACCTTTATCGGTTTTGGTGTACTGGGAGCTCTCTTTCCTTTCCACACCTGGAGTCCCGACGGTCATGCTTCAGCGCCCACAGCGGTGTCGATGCTTCACGCCGGCGTGCTGATGAAACTGGGAGGCTACGGTTGTTTCCGGGTGGCCATTTGCCTTATGCCCGAAGCAGCTAAAGAACTTTCGTGGATATTCATTATCCTGACGGGTATCAGTGTGGTTTACGGTGCTTATTCGGCTATCGTCCAAACCGACCTGAAATACATCAATGCGTATTCTTCGGTCAGCCATTGCGGTCTGGTATTATTCGCAATCCTGATGCTTAATCAAACGGCCGTGACAGGAGCCATTATGCAGATGCTGAGCCATGGACTGATGACAGCATTGTTCTTCGCATTGATCGGTATGATTTACGGACGGACCCATACCCGGGATATCCGGGAAATGGGAGGCCTGATGAAAATCATCCCCTTCCTGGGGACCTGCTACGTGATCGCCGGTTTGGCTTCATTAGGACTTCCCGGTCTAAGCGGTTTTGTAGCCGAGATGACTATTTTTGTCGGTTCCTTTCAGCATGCCGATGTATTCCACCGGGTGATGACTATCCTGGCCTGCACTTCGATTGTGATCACTGCCGTCTATATCCTGCGGGTTGTCGGTAAACTACTCTATGGTAAAGTGGTTGACGAACACCACCTGCAACTGACCGATGCCGTATGGTACGAACGTTTTTCAGTCATCGTCCTGATCCTTGCCATTGCAGGGATAGGGCTGGCTCCGTTGTGGATATCGGATATGATCCGGGAAAGTTTAAACGGATTGTGGCCGTTTTAA